The nucleotide sequence CGCCCGGTCCAGGGCAAAATTATCGTTGAGCCGACGATTGGATGTCATCCAGTAAAGCACGAAGCCACCCTCGGGGTTGGGCGACATCTGATTTAGTGGATGAATGCGCTCGAACGGAACGCTGCTCGAAACCGGTAGACGTGACGCGGGTGTTGGGTGCACGTTCGAGAAAGCCTTTCAGGCAGGATGATTTCGGACACAATATTGATTTCGGACCAAGATGATTTCGGACCATGATGATTTCGGACGCAATGGGGTGTTTGCTGCTTTCAACAGCGTTCGGTAACGTTATGGTACCGCCAGTTGCCGTCCTCTTGCCCCGGCGTTCGTTTGTCTGATATCAGGGGAAGGCGGATCTGGCGACAGGACCGATTCCCGCGGCGATCGCCTCACCATGGTGGGGCATCCCGGACGACAGTGAACTTCCAATCCATTACGCCTTCATCCGTTCGACTGCATTCTTTCATGACCAACGAAGCCTCCGGCAAGTCACCAGACCGCGAACAACTTCCCCCCGCAACCGCCGAAACGGTCGAAAACGCCAATTCCGCCAATGAAACTCCTGCTGGCGATGGTCCCTGGTTTGCCGATGGGCTCAATTTCACCTGCAGTCAATGCGGAGACTGCTGTACGGGGGCTCCCGGAGTCGTCTGGGTGACCGACGAAGAACTCAGGGATATTGCCGAATTTCTCGACAAGCCGATTGGCGAAATTCGACTGTTTCACACGCGTCTTGTGCGTGGCAGAATGTCGCTGACCGAATTTGCTAACGGGGACTGCACGTTTTTTGACCCCCAGAAACGCAACTGCAAAGTCTACATGGCTCGACCTGTTCAATGTCGAACCTGGCCCTTCTGGAATTCACACCTGGCAAGCCGCGAGTCGTGGAATGAAGTCTGCGAAACCTGCCCGGGCGCCGGTACCGGGGCCTTCTTCAGCCTGGAACAGATTCAGGAACGCGCTGCAAAGATCGACATGTGACCGCTTCAA is from Planctomycetaceae bacterium and encodes:
- a CDS encoding YkgJ family cysteine cluster protein, producing the protein MTNEASGKSPDREQLPPATAETVENANSANETPAGDGPWFADGLNFTCSQCGDCCTGAPGVVWVTDEELRDIAEFLDKPIGEIRLFHTRLVRGRMSLTEFANGDCTFFDPQKRNCKVYMARPVQCRTWPFWNSHLASRESWNEVCETCPGAGTGAFFSLEQIQERAAKIDM